From Trueperella pecoris, a single genomic window includes:
- a CDS encoding Fur family transcriptional regulator, whose translation MRMTRQRSAISDLLRDTDEFLSAQKIHELLVDRGEKVGLATVYRNLQALTDQGVLDVLRQEGTDVQLFRYCEDTGHHHHLLCRNCGHTVELSTPELEKLTQAVAKEHGFTNVSHDIEIYGLCAKCSAELEG comes from the coding sequence ATGAGAATGACACGACAGCGCAGCGCGATCAGCGATCTCTTGCGAGACACTGACGAGTTTCTTTCTGCGCAAAAGATCCACGAGTTGTTGGTAGACCGCGGCGAAAAGGTTGGCCTCGCCACCGTCTACCGAAACCTTCAGGCCCTGACCGATCAGGGCGTGTTGGACGTGCTTCGTCAAGAAGGCACGGACGTCCAGCTGTTCCGTTACTGCGAAGACACGGGCCATCATCACCACCTACTGTGCCGAAACTGCGGCCACACGGTTGAACTCTCCACCCCCGAACTGGAGAAGCTCACACAGGCTGTCGCTAAAGAGCACGGGTTTACGAATGTGTCTCACGACATCGAAATCTACGGTCTTTGCGCCAAATGCTCCGCCGAGCTGGAAGGCTAA
- a CDS encoding cell division protein SepF codes for MGIFDRITAKAMPYEDDYYDEDVVDYGEYDETGEEYPESEAPVSSIRPVSQAPEVARIVTVWVANYKEVRDFAVEFRNGLPVVLNLSQADDAERTRIVDFAVGLCFGLEGDFNRISDDVFLLTPKSVKIDSHGSEAPHTFA; via the coding sequence ATGGGAATTTTTGACCGAATCACGGCCAAGGCTATGCCATATGAGGACGACTACTACGACGAGGACGTCGTCGACTATGGCGAATATGACGAAACTGGCGAGGAATATCCGGAATCCGAGGCGCCCGTGAGCTCGATTCGCCCCGTTTCTCAGGCTCCTGAAGTGGCTCGTATCGTCACGGTGTGGGTTGCGAACTACAAGGAGGTTCGCGACTTCGCGGTCGAGTTCCGCAACGGGCTTCCCGTGGTGCTTAACCTTTCCCAGGCTGACGACGCCGAACGCACCCGCATCGTCGACTTCGCAGTCGGCCTGTGCTTCGGTCTTGAGGGAGACTTCAACCGAATCTCTGACGACGTCTTCTTGCTGACGCCGAAGTCGGTCAAGATTGATTCCCACGGTTCGGAAGCTCCGCACACCTTCGCATAA
- a CDS encoding RluA family pseudouridine synthase, producing the protein MNTYLIPDGFEGGRVDATLAAMTGLSRAKCAELIDGGDVRLDGVVPKNSTKVNAGSVFEVSLPVEEPAVVETPVEGMGILYEDADIIVVDKPLGVAAHASQNFEGPNVLGALLAAGVTLTTSGPQERQGIVHRLDVGTSGAMVVAKSEIAYSVLKQAFRDRTVNKIYHALVQGHPDPMSGTVDAPIGRDMRHQWKMGVRADGKHAITHYDVVESMAGASLVEVHLETGRTHQIRVHMSAIKHPCVGDVMYGADPLQADRLGLERQWLHAVRLGFAHPRTRQYVEFASRYPEDLQHALDIAREGMF; encoded by the coding sequence GTGAACACGTACCTCATTCCTGACGGTTTCGAGGGAGGGCGCGTGGATGCGACCCTTGCTGCGATGACGGGCCTGTCGCGTGCCAAGTGCGCCGAGCTGATTGATGGTGGCGACGTGCGCCTTGACGGCGTCGTGCCGAAGAACTCGACGAAGGTCAACGCGGGTAGTGTGTTCGAGGTGAGCCTGCCCGTCGAGGAGCCCGCGGTCGTGGAGACGCCCGTGGAGGGCATGGGCATTTTGTACGAGGACGCGGACATCATCGTCGTCGATAAGCCATTGGGCGTCGCGGCGCACGCCTCGCAGAACTTCGAGGGCCCCAATGTGCTTGGCGCCCTGCTTGCGGCGGGCGTGACGTTGACGACGTCGGGGCCGCAGGAACGCCAGGGGATCGTGCATCGGCTGGACGTGGGAACGTCGGGGGCGATGGTGGTCGCCAAGTCAGAGATCGCCTACTCGGTGCTCAAGCAGGCGTTTCGCGACCGCACGGTGAATAAGATCTATCACGCCTTGGTTCAGGGCCATCCGGACCCGATGTCGGGAACCGTGGACGCTCCGATTGGGCGCGACATGCGCCACCAGTGGAAGATGGGGGTTCGCGCGGACGGCAAGCATGCGATCACTCATTATGACGTGGTCGAGTCCATGGCTGGTGCCTCGCTCGTCGAGGTTCACTTAGAAACAGGGCGGACCCACCAGATCAGGGTGCACATGTCGGCGATCAAGCATCCGTGCGTCGGCGACGTCATGTATGGTGCCGACCCCTTGCAAGCCGACAGGCTTGGCCTGGAGCGCCAGTGGCTGCACGCCGTCCGGCTCGGCTTCGCACATCCGCGGACGAGGCAGTACGTCGAGTTCGCCTCGCGTTATCCTGAGGATCTTCAACACGCGTTGGACATCGCTCGCGAGGGAATGTTCTAG
- a CDS encoding YggT family protein encodes MTILGQLLFWVCQIYILILIGRVILDFVQILSRDWYPTGVLLVVANLVYAVTNPPLKLLAKFIPPLNLGGISLDLGFIVLFIAVQIIQRFAYFL; translated from the coding sequence ATGACTATTCTCGGACAACTGCTCTTCTGGGTTTGCCAGATTTACATTTTGATCCTGATCGGGCGAGTCATCCTCGACTTTGTGCAGATTCTCTCGCGTGATTGGTATCCGACGGGCGTCTTGCTCGTTGTGGCAAACCTCGTCTACGCGGTGACGAATCCGCCGTTGAAGCTGCTGGCCAAGTTTATCCCGCCACTGAATCTTGGGGGAATAAGTCTTGACCTTGGCTTTATAGTTCTTTTTATCGCCGTCCAGATCATTCAACGTTTCGCCTATTTTCTCTAG
- the dnaE gene encoding DNA polymerase III subunit alpha yields MAKNFAHLHVHTDYSLLDGAAKIDRLVSEVAALGQPAVAITDHGNLHGAYELYKAANKAGIKPIIGLEAYMTPGTSRHDKSRVFWGTEAQRRDDVSARGAYTHMTLLAETNEGMHNLFKMQSLASIEGTMGKAARIDRELLDQYHHGLIGTAGCPSGEIQTRLRLGQYDEALKAAAEFQEIFGKENFYFEVMDHGLDIERRVKDEMLAIAKKIGAPLLATNDSHYVTQDQSTVQDAMLALNSGSTLMDPDRFRFEGTGYYIRTAEDMWNTFGHLEGACENTLEIVERCNVRFETTADGINYMPKFPVPEGEDEKSWFVREVDAGLHRRYGDVIPDDVRARADYEVGIILQMDFPGYFLVVSDYIRWARRHGIRVGPGRGSGAGSMVAYALEITQLDPIKHELLFERFLNPERISMPDLDIDFDDSRRDEVIEYVENKYGKDKVSQVVTFGTIKAKQALKDSSRVLGYPYEMGDRLTKAMPPSVMGKDIPVNQLFNPSHPRYAEAGEIRELISNDPDCKKVYDLACGLEGMTRQTGMHACAVIMSSKPLTDVIPVMMRQQDGAILTQFEYPECEELGLIKMDFLGLSNLTVIEATLKNITLNDKAAPDIDNVPLDDPTTYELLARGDTLGIFQLDGAGMRTLLKQMKMDTFADISAVSALYRPGPMGANSHTNYALRKNGLQEKTPIHPELEEALEDILGSTHGLIVFQEQVMRIAQKLAGFTLGQADLLRKAMGKKKADVLQQQFASFSQGMLDNGFSQESIETLWNILLPFSSYAFNKSHSEAYALVSYQTAYLKAHFPAEFMAALLTSKMSDKTKVSTYLSECRRMRINVLVPDVNSSLADYTAVGDEIRVGLRAVRNVGANVVEGIIQARQEKGPFTSFQDFLDKIPLSACNKRSIECLIKAGGFDSLGECRRALVAIVDEAVDAVTPIKRNEAAGQFDLFGDLGAATAGNGFDVVIPDIPEWDKREKLNFEREMLGLYVSDHPLSGMENFLNRAADMTVVDLLDEGNVRDGMAVTIAGLITSVQTKITKKSGKAWAIATIEDRTGPIDVNFFPNTYQQVSSMLIPDTVVILEATVRVEDESAVKLFAKNMTLPPMGEIDVDFPIDLAIDERACSNEKLDHLAEILARYPGESPVRLHVRQQAKTTIVQLSPQYSVSPEPSLYTDLKVLLGRDCVMS; encoded by the coding sequence ATGGCTAAGAACTTCGCGCACCTTCACGTTCACACCGACTACTCGTTGCTCGATGGGGCAGCGAAAATTGACCGGCTGGTGAGTGAAGTTGCTGCCTTGGGCCAGCCCGCGGTGGCGATCACGGATCACGGCAATCTCCACGGCGCCTATGAACTGTATAAGGCGGCGAACAAGGCCGGCATCAAGCCGATCATTGGCCTTGAGGCGTACATGACGCCGGGAACTTCGCGTCATGACAAGTCGCGCGTTTTCTGGGGTACCGAGGCCCAGCGCAGAGATGACGTGTCTGCTCGCGGCGCTTACACGCACATGACGCTCTTGGCCGAGACGAACGAGGGCATGCACAACCTGTTCAAAATGCAGTCGCTGGCCTCGATTGAAGGCACGATGGGCAAGGCTGCTCGCATCGATCGCGAACTTCTTGATCAGTACCACCATGGTCTGATCGGTACGGCGGGATGCCCATCGGGAGAGATTCAGACGCGTCTGCGCCTGGGTCAGTATGACGAGGCACTCAAGGCGGCGGCCGAGTTTCAGGAAATCTTCGGTAAGGAGAACTTTTACTTCGAAGTGATGGACCACGGGCTGGATATCGAGCGCCGGGTCAAGGATGAGATGCTTGCGATCGCGAAGAAGATCGGGGCGCCGTTGCTGGCAACCAACGATTCGCACTACGTCACGCAGGATCAGTCCACTGTTCAGGATGCGATGCTCGCATTGAACTCCGGAAGCACGCTCATGGATCCGGATCGTTTCCGCTTTGAGGGCACGGGATACTACATTCGCACGGCGGAGGACATGTGGAACACCTTCGGCCACCTCGAGGGGGCATGCGAGAATACGCTGGAAATCGTCGAGCGATGCAACGTGCGCTTCGAAACCACCGCGGACGGCATCAACTACATGCCCAAGTTCCCCGTGCCGGAGGGGGAGGATGAGAAATCGTGGTTCGTGAGGGAGGTCGATGCGGGCCTGCACCGCCGATACGGCGATGTGATTCCAGACGACGTGCGTGCGCGCGCCGACTACGAGGTGGGGATTATCCTTCAGATGGACTTCCCGGGATATTTCCTCGTCGTCTCTGACTACATTCGCTGGGCACGCCGGCACGGCATCCGGGTGGGGCCGGGGCGCGGTTCGGGCGCGGGATCGATGGTGGCCTACGCCCTGGAAATCACACAGCTCGATCCCATCAAGCACGAGTTGCTCTTCGAGAGGTTCTTGAACCCCGAACGTATTTCCATGCCCGATCTTGACATCGACTTTGACGATAGCCGCCGTGACGAGGTCATCGAGTATGTGGAGAACAAGTATGGTAAGGACAAGGTCTCCCAGGTTGTTACGTTTGGCACGATTAAGGCCAAGCAGGCGCTGAAGGATTCCTCGCGCGTGTTGGGATACCCCTATGAGATGGGTGACCGATTGACGAAGGCGATGCCGCCCTCGGTGATGGGCAAGGACATCCCCGTCAATCAGCTCTTCAACCCCTCCCACCCGCGCTATGCGGAAGCGGGGGAGATCCGCGAGCTTATCAGCAACGATCCCGATTGCAAGAAGGTTTACGACCTCGCCTGTGGCTTGGAAGGCATGACTCGCCAAACGGGCATGCACGCCTGTGCGGTGATTATGTCCTCCAAGCCGCTGACGGACGTGATCCCGGTGATGATGCGCCAGCAGGACGGGGCGATCCTCACTCAGTTCGAATATCCCGAATGCGAGGAACTTGGGCTGATCAAGATGGACTTCCTTGGCCTGTCGAATCTCACGGTCATTGAGGCTACCCTGAAGAACATCACGCTCAATGACAAGGCTGCACCGGATATCGACAACGTCCCGCTTGACGATCCGACCACCTACGAGCTTCTCGCGCGCGGAGATACCCTGGGCATCTTCCAGCTTGATGGCGCCGGTATGCGCACATTGCTCAAGCAAATGAAGATGGATACCTTCGCGGACATCTCCGCGGTGTCCGCCCTGTATCGCCCAGGTCCGATGGGCGCGAATTCTCACACGAATTATGCGCTGCGAAAGAACGGTCTCCAGGAAAAGACGCCGATCCATCCCGAGCTCGAAGAGGCGTTGGAGGATATCCTCGGTTCGACGCACGGCCTCATCGTCTTCCAAGAGCAGGTCATGCGTATCGCCCAGAAGCTTGCCGGCTTCACTCTGGGCCAGGCAGATCTTCTGCGTAAGGCGATGGGTAAGAAGAAGGCGGATGTGCTCCAGCAGCAGTTCGCGAGCTTCTCTCAGGGAATGCTGGACAATGGATTTTCACAGGAGTCGATTGAGACCCTGTGGAACATCCTCTTGCCCTTCTCCTCGTACGCGTTTAATAAGTCCCACTCTGAGGCTTACGCGCTGGTCTCGTACCAGACGGCCTACCTGAAGGCGCACTTCCCGGCTGAATTCATGGCGGCGCTACTGACCTCCAAGATGTCGGATAAGACGAAGGTTTCCACCTACCTTTCCGAGTGCCGGCGCATGAGAATCAACGTCCTCGTCCCCGACGTCAATAGCTCCTTGGCTGACTACACGGCCGTGGGCGATGAGATCCGCGTGGGGCTGCGGGCCGTGCGCAATGTGGGCGCAAACGTGGTCGAGGGCATCATTCAGGCGCGCCAAGAGAAGGGGCCGTTCACGTCCTTCCAGGACTTCCTCGATAAGATCCCGCTGTCGGCGTGCAACAAGCGCTCGATCGAATGTCTCATCAAGGCGGGAGGATTCGATTCCCTCGGCGAATGCCGCCGCGCCCTGGTGGCGATCGTTGATGAGGCAGTCGATGCGGTGACGCCGATCAAGCGCAACGAGGCGGCCGGTCAGTTTGATTTATTTGGAGATCTCGGCGCTGCGACGGCCGGGAACGGTTTCGACGTCGTCATCCCGGACATCCCCGAATGGGACAAGCGGGAGAAACTCAACTTCGAACGCGAAATGCTCGGCCTATACGTGTCCGATCATCCACTGAGCGGCATGGAGAATTTCCTCAACCGCGCTGCGGACATGACGGTCGTTGACCTCCTTGACGAGGGCAACGTCCGTGACGGGATGGCGGTCACGATCGCGGGGCTCATCACCTCAGTGCAGACGAAGATCACGAAGAAATCGGGCAAGGCTTGGGCGATCGCCACGATTGAGGATCGTACCGGTCCGATCGACGTCAACTTCTTCCCCAACACCTATCAACAGGTTTCTTCGATGCTCATCCCGGACACGGTGGTCATCTTGGAGGCAACCGTCCGAGTCGAGGATGAGAGCGCCGTCAAGCTCTTTGCCAAGAACATGACGTTGCCGCCGATGGGGGAGATTGATGTCGATTTCCCGATCGATCTGGCCATCGACGAGCGCGCGTGCTCAAACGAAAAGCTCGATCACCTCGCCGAAATTCTTGCGCGCTATCCGGGTGAATCTCCGGTTCGCCTTCACGTGCGTCAGCAGGCCAAGACGACGATCGTGCAGCTTTCGCCGCAGTACTCGGTCTCGCCGGAGCCGTCCCTCTACACGGACCTGAAGGTGCTTCTTGGGCGCGACTGCGTGATGAGTTAG
- a CDS encoding polyphenol oxidase family protein, which yields MSIADLGSIVDWCSPASLPRGARAGFTSRRGGRSDGGYASLNLGFHVGDDPGTVRTNRHLLEEEVGQEIVWMDQVHGATVVPADRAERDANGFLSVGAADAIVVGKGQAAAVMVADCVPLILVALDGSAGAVVHVGRAGLDLAIASRVLDELGSEVRAILGPSICGRCYEVPPAMASDIASRWPGVETLTSAGTSGLDIPAGLEAQLRADGVVDIVRSQACTYETASCFSHRRASHAGSQTGRFAGILQIS from the coding sequence ATGAGCATTGCTGATCTGGGGTCCATCGTCGATTGGTGTTCTCCCGCGTCGCTTCCTAGGGGAGCGCGTGCTGGGTTCACCTCGCGCCGTGGTGGCCGATCAGATGGGGGATATGCCTCGTTGAACCTCGGGTTTCATGTGGGCGACGATCCGGGTACCGTCCGCACCAATAGGCACCTGCTCGAGGAGGAGGTCGGCCAGGAGATCGTCTGGATGGATCAGGTCCACGGCGCCACGGTCGTTCCCGCGGACCGCGCCGAACGCGACGCCAACGGTTTCCTGTCCGTGGGCGCGGCAGACGCCATCGTCGTCGGCAAGGGGCAGGCAGCGGCCGTCATGGTGGCCGATTGCGTCCCGCTGATCCTTGTCGCCCTCGACGGCTCGGCGGGTGCGGTGGTCCACGTCGGCCGTGCCGGACTCGACCTTGCCATCGCCTCCCGCGTGCTTGACGAGCTGGGAAGCGAGGTGAGGGCGATCCTCGGGCCGTCAATCTGCGGGCGTTGCTATGAGGTTCCGCCGGCCATGGCCTCGGACATCGCCAGCCGCTGGCCCGGCGTCGAGACGCTCACGTCGGCCGGTACGTCCGGGCTCGACATTCCCGCTGGCCTCGAAGCGCAACTGAGGGCCGACGGCGTCGTTGATATCGTGCGCTCCCAGGCATGCACGTACGAGACCGCCAGTTGCTTCTCCCATCGGCGCGCGAGCCATGCAGGAAGCCAGACGGGCAGATTCGCCGGCATTTTGCAGATCTCCTAG
- the lspA gene encoding signal peptidase II: MKRLLLPLLLGLVTIVADQLTKAWALSALGDGRTVNIIGDFLSLHLTFNSGAAFSLGNSSTWVITLIAAIVSVGLPFLIARSARVPAIMLGFIWGGAIGNLIDRLFREPGFPRGHVVDMINYNGWFIGNVADIALVVAVIALVAYEFFSRDEAVEAGAQ; this comes from the coding sequence ATGAAACGACTTCTTCTTCCACTTCTTTTGGGCCTTGTGACCATTGTGGCTGATCAGCTGACCAAGGCGTGGGCGCTCAGCGCGCTCGGAGATGGCCGCACGGTCAACATAATCGGCGATTTCCTTTCCCTGCACCTGACCTTCAATTCCGGTGCGGCGTTTTCCCTGGGCAACTCCAGCACGTGGGTGATCACGCTGATCGCCGCGATCGTCTCGGTGGGGCTCCCGTTCCTCATCGCCCGTTCTGCGCGCGTGCCTGCGATCATGCTTGGCTTCATTTGGGGCGGCGCGATCGGCAACCTGATCGATCGTCTTTTCCGGGAACCTGGCTTCCCACGTGGCCACGTGGTGGACATGATTAACTACAACGGCTGGTTTATCGGCAACGTTGCCGATATCGCGCTGGTTGTGGCCGTCATCGCTCTCGTTGCGTACGAATTTTTCTCCCGCGACGAGGCGGTTGAGGCGGGTGCTCAGTGA
- a CDS encoding DivIVA domain-containing protein, whose product MAQLTEHDVVNMRFNEPKRAEDGFDKDQVDFFLDEVAETIAALTKEKAELQAQLQTAQARVTELENQLGLAQPQADQVAPTVATSTVQFAPVEHAAGDTASNATSMLALAQRLHDEHVANGKAEEERIITEANAERTRIITEAEDIHNRTLTKLEEERSLLERKISELREFERDYRTRLRSYLESLLQNVESQNNQ is encoded by the coding sequence ATGGCTCAGCTAACCGAGCACGATGTCGTCAATATGCGCTTCAACGAGCCTAAGCGCGCCGAGGATGGATTTGATAAGGATCAGGTCGATTTCTTCCTCGATGAGGTTGCGGAAACCATCGCGGCTCTGACGAAGGAGAAGGCGGAGCTTCAGGCTCAGCTTCAGACGGCCCAGGCTCGTGTCACCGAGCTTGAGAACCAGCTCGGCCTCGCCCAGCCGCAGGCCGATCAGGTCGCGCCCACCGTTGCGACGTCGACGGTGCAGTTCGCTCCGGTCGAGCACGCTGCCGGTGATACGGCCTCCAACGCAACCTCGATGCTTGCACTGGCCCAGCGCCTCCACGATGAGCACGTTGCCAACGGCAAGGCCGAAGAAGAGCGCATCATCACTGAAGCCAACGCTGAGCGTACGCGCATCATCACCGAGGCTGAGGACATCCACAACCGTACCCTGACTAAGCTGGAGGAGGAGCGTTCGCTGCTCGAGCGCAAGATCTCCGAGCTACGCGAGTTCGAGCGCGACTACCGCACGCGCCTGCGCAGCTACCTCGAGTCGCTGCTTCAGAACGTCGAGTCGCAGAACAACCAGTAA
- a CDS encoding metal ABC transporter permease, which produces MLSSTFMQRALIVAVLVGLAAPVVGTYLVQRRLTLLGDGIGHVALTGVALGWLTANAADAADKDAWAVPGAIVASVLGALLIEWMRNRGHASGDVALAMLFYGGIAGGVLLIGIAGGTTSNLNAYLFGSISTVTQTDTYLTIGLTVFILLVGLGLRPALFALCHDEEFARASGLPTVLLSVLISVTAALTVAVAMRIVGALLVSALMIIPVAIAQTLTRSFTTTMHAAMGIGVFVAVTGLVITYINPWSPGATIVVLAVFIYALVALLRPIILTLLQRDVHRHPHPHHEPDVSVDNIRHDAECATPNVH; this is translated from the coding sequence ATGCTCTCTTCCACGTTCATGCAGCGTGCACTCATCGTCGCCGTCCTCGTGGGGCTCGCTGCGCCCGTCGTCGGAACTTATCTCGTCCAGCGCCGCTTGACCCTCCTGGGCGACGGCATCGGACACGTGGCACTGACCGGCGTGGCGCTCGGCTGGCTGACCGCCAACGCCGCCGATGCCGCGGACAAAGATGCCTGGGCTGTCCCGGGCGCGATCGTCGCTTCCGTGCTCGGCGCACTTCTCATCGAGTGGATGCGCAATCGCGGGCACGCTTCAGGCGACGTTGCCCTCGCCATGCTCTTCTACGGCGGTATCGCTGGCGGCGTCTTGCTCATCGGTATCGCCGGCGGAACGACGTCGAACCTCAACGCCTACCTCTTCGGCTCGATATCCACCGTCACCCAGACTGACACCTACCTGACGATCGGCCTGACCGTCTTCATCCTGCTGGTCGGGCTCGGGCTACGCCCTGCTCTCTTCGCACTGTGTCACGACGAAGAATTCGCCCGTGCTTCAGGCCTGCCGACCGTCCTGCTCTCGGTGCTTATCTCTGTCACCGCCGCCCTGACCGTCGCTGTCGCGATGCGCATCGTCGGCGCCCTCCTCGTCTCGGCGCTGATGATTATCCCCGTCGCCATTGCGCAAACGCTCACCCGCTCGTTCACGACGACGATGCACGCGGCTATGGGCATTGGCGTATTCGTGGCTGTCACGGGCCTCGTTATCACCTACATCAACCCGTGGTCGCCGGGCGCGACGATCGTCGTCCTCGCCGTATTCATCTACGCCCTGGTGGCTCTGCTACGCCCGATCATCTTAACTCTCCTGCAGCGAGACGTTCACCGCCATCCGCATCCCCACCACGAGCCAGACGTCTCCGTGGACAATATTCGCCACGACGCCGAGTGCGCCACCCCCAACGTGCATTAG
- a CDS encoding RNA-binding S4 domain-containing protein has translation MEDLPVRLPIKLSQFLKLANLVETGGHAHELIDAGEVYVNGARETRRSHKLEAGDVVEAGGYTVRVQQA, from the coding sequence ATGGAAGATCTGCCCGTACGCCTGCCCATTAAGCTCAGCCAGTTTCTCAAGCTCGCCAACCTCGTCGAAACCGGCGGGCACGCTCACGAGCTCATCGACGCCGGCGAGGTTTATGTCAACGGCGCCCGCGAAACTCGGCGCTCTCACAAGCTCGAAGCGGGCGACGTCGTCGAGGCGGGCGGCTACACCGTACGGGTGCAACAGGCCTAA
- a CDS encoding DedA family protein has protein sequence MPLIDDIKSFIATGPVVFVYLFLLVSVFLRAQGTYWLGRYMWHIVSTRGRPAGGWRLKLYHAIHADSTARVIGVLQRRGWPIIPLSFLTVGLQTVVQFAAGILSISWPRYTLALVPGTLAWAFIYTTVGWAVWEATLEAVAGSPWALIALASFAGLVFWWRHTRARKAVATP, from the coding sequence GTGCCACTCATCGACGACATCAAGAGTTTCATCGCCACGGGGCCGGTAGTCTTCGTCTACCTGTTCCTCCTCGTCAGCGTCTTTTTGCGCGCCCAAGGAACGTACTGGCTGGGCCGATACATGTGGCACATTGTCAGCACACGTGGGCGCCCGGCGGGAGGTTGGCGGCTCAAGCTCTATCACGCCATCCACGCCGATTCGACCGCCCGCGTCATCGGAGTCCTCCAGCGCCGTGGCTGGCCAATCATCCCGCTGTCCTTCCTCACGGTCGGCTTGCAAACCGTCGTGCAGTTCGCCGCTGGCATCCTCAGCATCTCGTGGCCGCGTTACACGCTCGCCCTGGTGCCAGGAACGCTCGCGTGGGCATTCATCTACACGACGGTTGGATGGGCCGTCTGGGAAGCGACGCTGGAAGCCGTGGCTGGTTCGCCGTGGGCGCTGATTGCGCTCGCTTCTTTTGCCGGGCTCGTCTTCTGGTGGCGCCACACCCGCGCTCGGAAGGCCGTGGCCACCCCGTAA
- a CDS encoding GNAT family N-acetyltransferase, which yields MQAWEVRSPEELERCFAIRLKVFVEEQKVAAENEIDALDFADSTRHVLAQVDGNDAGTARLLVDGPGHVHVGRVAVHAWARGSGVGRRVMLTIHDMAMDYAVSGVVRLELSAQEAAFGFYRSLGYEITTGERYLDEGIWHQDMHLELRRAE from the coding sequence ATGCAAGCGTGGGAAGTTCGCTCGCCCGAGGAGCTCGAACGCTGCTTTGCGATTCGCCTCAAAGTCTTCGTTGAGGAGCAAAAGGTGGCGGCGGAGAACGAGATCGACGCCCTGGACTTCGCCGATTCAACTAGGCATGTTCTTGCCCAGGTCGATGGTAACGACGCCGGAACGGCGCGCCTCCTTGTTGACGGCCCCGGCCACGTGCATGTGGGGCGGGTGGCGGTTCACGCGTGGGCGCGCGGCAGCGGCGTCGGGCGCCGGGTCATGTTGACGATTCACGACATGGCGATGGACTATGCAGTCTCCGGCGTTGTGCGTCTCGAGCTGTCCGCGCAAGAGGCGGCTTTCGGCTTCTACCGCAGCCTAGGGTACGAGATTACGACGGGCGAGCGCTATCTCGACGAGGGGATCTGGCACCAGGACATGCACCTCGAATTGCGACGCGCCGAGTAG